One genomic window of uncultured delta proteobacterium includes the following:
- a CDS encoding membrane hypothetical protein (Evidence 5 : No homology to any previously reported sequences) yields the protein MLDTFLQNLTLPALPPAEALIACALTAVAASFVLAGSFGAFFAIASEFLSIRAKRAFYARAARQIAQMTLAAGVLAAMFCGGAAAWFAKGERALLAPPYILPLALTGVAILVALGLLALYIRIRPDKGYAGKDHLIVGLAAGVWAAFSLFCCTGVARRLLHSPPEFDLTLPWAAQLTLFFSIPADSFFWPLLLESVPLGFAFAAAFACVWLLLMRERQDYGRDYYTFALPYCAKWAFGFTLPAVLAGAFVFYESRELMLPELSQEPSLLLDGLSAALPLLACLLWLFVARSAHPMRRKISVVLALLFLLIGFAGQVLMLNKIIPSP from the coding sequence ATGTTGGATACGTTTTTGCAAAACCTGACGCTGCCCGCCCTGCCCCCCGCGGAGGCCCTCATTGCCTGCGCCCTGACGGCCGTGGCCGCATCGTTCGTCTTGGCCGGGAGCTTTGGGGCTTTTTTCGCCATTGCCAGCGAGTTCCTCTCCATCCGGGCCAAACGGGCCTTCTATGCGAGAGCCGCCCGGCAGATCGCCCAAATGACGCTGGCCGCCGGCGTTCTTGCCGCGATGTTTTGCGGCGGAGCCGCAGCCTGGTTCGCGAAGGGGGAAAGAGCCCTTCTGGCGCCTCCCTACATTCTCCCCCTGGCTCTGACGGGCGTAGCCATCCTGGTCGCTCTCGGGCTTTTGGCCCTCTATATCCGCATCCGGCCGGATAAAGGCTATGCGGGTAAAGACCACCTGATCGTCGGCCTCGCGGCGGGCGTCTGGGCCGCGTTTTCGCTTTTTTGCTGCACCGGCGTCGCCCGCCGCCTGCTGCACTCGCCGCCCGAATTTGACCTCACCCTTCCCTGGGCCGCGCAACTGACGCTCTTTTTCAGCATTCCGGCGGATTCATTTTTCTGGCCCCTGCTCCTTGAAAGCGTCCCCCTCGGGTTTGCCTTTGCCGCGGCTTTTGCCTGTGTCTGGCTGCTGCTCATGCGCGAGAGGCAGGATTACGGCCGGGATTACTACACTTTCGCCCTGCCGTACTGCGCCAAGTGGGCCTTTGGCTTCACCCTGCCGGCGGTTCTCGCCGGGGCCTTCGTCTTTTACGAAAGCCGGGAACTCATGCTGCCGGAGCTTTCCCAGGAGCCGTCCCTGCTTCTCGACGGCCTGAGCGCCGCCCTGCCTCTGCTGGCCTGCCTGCTCTGGCTGTTCGTCGCCCGCAGCGCGCATCCCATGCGGCGCAAAATCAGCGTCGTCCTGGCCCTGCTCTTTCTCCTTATAGGGTTCGCGGGACAGGTGCTGATGCTCAATAAAATCATCCCCTCTCCCTGA
- a CDS encoding Tol-pal system protein YbgF has product MPRRFLLLVVILAAVLGGCAAASEERLSLLESAVLDLQAQEMRLASLEETVASLVARNKPVEAQAPSVTPGATPSTPEDLHTKPGPRRVYADPAPAQAAPAASPAPSAPTAASKSRPEAPRPAPVKKGNDALAARQYQAALSTLESGRPQAARDQFRAFLAEYPGHALAPNAGYWLGECYYSMKQYDSAIIAFKDVVAQHPAHEKAAAAMLKAGYSYDLLGDGANARFYLETLTRDYPASQPASLARTKLASL; this is encoded by the coding sequence ATGCCCCGGCGCTTCTTACTGCTTGTTGTGATCCTGGCTGCCGTGCTCGGCGGGTGCGCCGCCGCATCCGAGGAACGCCTCTCCTTGCTGGAATCGGCGGTGCTGGATCTGCAAGCGCAGGAAATGCGGCTCGCCTCCCTTGAGGAGACCGTGGCCAGCCTGGTCGCCCGGAACAAACCCGTGGAAGCGCAAGCACCCTCTGTAACGCCGGGCGCAACGCCGTCCACACCTGAAGACCTGCATACAAAGCCCGGCCCTCGCCGGGTATATGCCGATCCTGCCCCCGCGCAAGCGGCTCCGGCGGCCTCTCCCGCGCCTTCCGCGCCGACAGCGGCTTCAAAATCGCGGCCGGAAGCTCCCAGGCCCGCGCCCGTCAAGAAAGGCAACGACGCCCTGGCCGCGCGCCAATACCAGGCGGCCCTTTCCACTCTGGAGTCCGGGAGGCCGCAGGCGGCCCGCGACCAGTTCCGGGCGTTTCTCGCGGAGTATCCGGGCCACGCCCTCGCTCCCAACGCGGGCTACTGGCTTGGGGAATGCTACTACAGCATGAAACAATATGATTCCGCCATTATTGCCTTCAAGGATGTCGTGGCGCAGCACCCGGCGCATGAAAAGGCCGCCGCCGCCATGCTGAAGGCGGGGTACAGCTACGATCTGCTGGGAGACGGTGCCAACGCGCGGTTTTACCTCGAGACCCTGACCCGTGATTATCCCGCCTCGCAACCGGCTTCCCTGGCCAGAACCAAACTCGCCTCGCTCTAG
- a CDS encoding hypothetical protein (Evidence 5 : No homology to any previously reported sequences), with translation MRPCSKSGDCWRGFRACGTRFCRVPFHTYPLYFEETVNKFRKFLFFVPHCHNTLYVFIFYEILHGMIVEAVLPESRRLKTPMGGSVCNFFGGEALVSLMGESRKKPPGPMRKEPAANFRCGSRHS, from the coding sequence TTGCGGCCATGCTCGAAATCCGGGGATTGTTGGCGCGGATTCCGGGCATGCGGTACAAGGTTTTGTAGGGTGCCGTTCCATACGTATCCGTTATATTTTGAAGAAACCGTCAATAAATTTCGTAAATTTCTTTTTTTTGTGCCACATTGTCATAACACTCTGTATGTATTTATTTTTTACGAGATATTACATGGCATGATCGTGGAAGCCGTCTTGCCCGAAAGCCGGCGGCTGAAAACACCCATGGGGGGGAGTGTTTGCAACTTTTTCGGGGGTGAAGCCCTTGTCTCCCTGATGGGGGAAAGCCGGAAGAAGCCACCCGGACCGATGCGCAAGGAACCGGCGGCGAATTTCAGATGCGGAAGCCGTCATTCGTGA
- a CDS encoding hypothetical protein (Evidence 5 : No homology to any previously reported sequences), protein MKNTEPDYLMEAIYSRFIRSQALFAECAENSPHGPPTRHSPETALAASGLCLQQYDASSCARDYNSFTISFSSA, encoded by the coding sequence TTGAAAAATACTGAACCCGATTACTTGATGGAGGCAATATACTCACGGTTTATCCGAAGTCAAGCGCTATTTGCGGAATGCGCCGAAAACTCGCCGCACGGTCCCCCTACCCGGCACAGCCCGGAAACCGCCCTAGCGGCCTCCGGGCTGTGTTTGCAACAGTATGATGCGTCGTCTTGCGCCCGCGATTACAACTCGTTCACCATCTCTTTCAGTTCCGCGTAG
- a CDS encoding DNA protecting protein DprA: MIAATARAYSLTCRDGAAKQEYWSCLALRECPNIGMRRITALLSHFGSAYDAVRCPDAWADAGIPEHCAASFKKETWRQKAGLEWAAAKTCPCGILLWSDAEYPAWLRSIADAPPFLYFFGDLSLLRNVAVAVVGMRSCSEEGLKATAHIAGGLSRAGVTIVSGMAKGIDRAAHHAGLEGPGGSIGVLGAGIDVVYPQANSDLYGLMHEKGLLLSEYPPAHGAEPKNFPVRNRIISGLSRAVVVVEAAVRSGSLNTANHALEQNRELMAVPGAVSASSAKGCQELIRKGAKPVFCADDVLQEFMPLLADHVRQEVLARDLSRFCFPRPEGRKDEPAAARPSPGTSSRKAVHGGKGKPDGAKQAGPEAAGPKDAKPADGAAAGLSGLEAQVYDAVRDGPIHIDDICRALGQNAGIVSRVAAMLEIRGLLARIPGMRYKVL; the protein is encoded by the coding sequence ATGATTGCCGCAACCGCACGGGCCTATTCACTGACCTGCCGCGACGGCGCGGCAAAACAGGAATACTGGTCCTGCCTCGCCTTACGTGAATGCCCGAATATCGGCATGCGCAGGATCACGGCGCTGCTTTCCCATTTCGGTTCCGCCTACGATGCGGTGCGCTGTCCGGACGCCTGGGCTGATGCTGGCATCCCGGAGCATTGCGCCGCATCGTTCAAAAAGGAAACCTGGCGGCAGAAGGCGGGCCTGGAATGGGCCGCAGCCAAAACGTGCCCCTGCGGCATCCTGCTCTGGTCCGACGCGGAATACCCCGCCTGGCTGCGTTCCATTGCGGACGCCCCTCCCTTTCTGTATTTTTTCGGCGACCTTTCCCTGCTGCGGAATGTGGCCGTGGCGGTTGTCGGCATGCGGTCCTGCAGCGAGGAGGGACTCAAGGCGACGGCGCATATCGCCGGAGGCCTCTCGCGGGCCGGGGTCACCATCGTGTCCGGCATGGCCAAGGGCATTGACCGCGCCGCGCACCACGCGGGACTGGAAGGGCCGGGCGGCAGCATCGGCGTGCTCGGCGCGGGCATCGACGTCGTCTATCCCCAGGCGAACAGCGATTTGTATGGCCTGATGCATGAAAAAGGTCTTCTCCTTTCGGAATATCCGCCCGCGCACGGTGCGGAACCCAAAAATTTCCCCGTCCGGAACAGAATTATCAGCGGGCTTTCACGGGCGGTCGTCGTGGTGGAGGCCGCTGTCAGGAGCGGCAGCTTGAACACCGCCAACCACGCCCTGGAGCAGAACCGCGAACTCATGGCCGTGCCGGGCGCGGTTTCCGCGTCCTCGGCCAAGGGCTGCCAGGAACTCATCCGCAAGGGCGCCAAACCGGTGTTTTGCGCGGACGACGTTTTGCAGGAGTTTATGCCGCTCCTTGCGGATCATGTCCGGCAGGAAGTGCTCGCACGCGACTTGAGCCGGTTTTGTTTTCCAAGGCCTGAGGGACGGAAGGATGAACCGGCCGCCGCGCGGCCTTCCCCCGGCACTTCGTCGCGAAAAGCCGTTCACGGCGGCAAGGGAAAACCGGACGGCGCGAAACAGGCCGGGCCGGAAGCGGCGGGGCCAAAAGACGCTAAACCGGCGGACGGCGCGGCGGCGGGTTTGAGCGGTCTTGAAGCGCAAGTATATGATGCGGTGCGTGATGGCCCCATTCATATAGATGACATTTGCCGGGCTTTGGGGCAGAATGCTGGGATAGTCAGCCGCGTTGCGGCCATGCTCGAAATCCGGGGATTGTTGGCGCGGATTCCGGGCATGCGGTACAAGGTTTTGTAG
- a CDS encoding exported hypothetical protein (Evidence 5 : No homology to any previously reported sequences): MSLAAFSINTGGMAARMGAIGSSFAYDLTRRVSQSQGLDSAQASRASAVTPTDALADEQAAARAEKTGQLQKLESALSGTVAYMADKHGEKAASAMIALVYKRLGDGEINEESLGNAFLDVTRFIDANFGTGAGDNFMAHLNGSLNDSMNAFFDNGLSETFMVAPVSSGEGGAGGSVDAASLLEDIAQQYTDAIKEMLEEMRANPEQSGVAAAYGDPAHKEPMIGVMKDIVV; the protein is encoded by the coding sequence ATGTCCTTAGCAGCCTTTTCAATCAATACGGGCGGCATGGCCGCGCGGATGGGGGCCATCGGCTCCTCGTTCGCGTATGACCTGACCCGGCGCGTATCCCAGAGCCAGGGGCTTGATTCCGCCCAGGCGTCGCGGGCTTCCGCCGTGACGCCCACTGATGCGCTTGCGGACGAGCAGGCGGCCGCGCGCGCGGAGAAGACCGGGCAGCTGCAAAAGCTGGAAAGCGCCCTTTCCGGCACCGTGGCCTACATGGCCGACAAGCATGGCGAAAAAGCGGCCAGCGCCATGATCGCGCTGGTCTACAAGCGCCTGGGCGACGGGGAAATCAACGAAGAAAGCCTCGGCAACGCCTTTCTGGACGTGACGCGGTTCATCGATGCAAATTTCGGCACGGGCGCCGGTGACAACTTCATGGCGCACCTGAACGGCAGCTTGAACGACAGCATGAACGCCTTTTTCGACAACGGCCTTAGTGAAACGTTCATGGTCGCGCCGGTTTCCTCCGGCGAAGGCGGCGCGGGCGGCAGTGTTGACGCCGCGAGCCTGCTGGAAGACATCGCGCAGCAGTACACGGACGCCATCAAGGAAATGCTCGAGGAAATGCGGGCCAATCCCGAGCAGAGCGGGGTGGCGGCAGCCTATGGCGACCCCGCGCACAAGGAACCCATGATCGGCGTCATGAAGGATATCGTGGTCTGA
- a CDS encoding conserved membrane hypothetical protein (Evidence 4 : Homologs of previously reported genes of unknown function), protein MVHKLRILSPVLLALLLVAPELCLAAEGGHPALPPTLPIYWIVPFVCMLLSIAIGPLTVPHIWHHHYGKVALFWGLAFLVPCWLTFGWHTAGFLAAETILLEYMPFILLLLALFTVAGGIRLKGSLVGTPAVNTGILLIGTALASWMGTTGAAMLLIRPLLKANKHRKYRVHQVVFFIFLVANIGGSLTPLGDPPLFLGFLKGVDFFWTTTHLLLKTVLVSGILLALFFVLDKVLYAREGSPVPPTDPTAADEKLGIEGGINCVFLVFVVGNTLLSGQWKGAEVHFLGVPMEMQNIIRDVIYVAIAVLSWKTTDKAARRRNEFTWEPILEVAKLFIGIFLSMIPAIAILRAGNSGALAGLIGLVTDEGGNPNNAAFFWLTGWLSAFLDNAPTYLVFFNTAGGDAARLMAQGEVLAAISAGAVFMGAITYIGNAPNFMVRAIAAEQGVRMPSFFGYMAWSVGILCPIFALLTVMFFV, encoded by the coding sequence GTGGTGCACAAACTGCGTATTCTGTCCCCCGTCCTGCTGGCGCTGCTGCTGGTTGCTCCGGAACTTTGCCTGGCTGCCGAAGGGGGGCATCCCGCCTTGCCCCCGACTTTGCCCATATATTGGATCGTTCCTTTTGTGTGCATGTTGTTGTCCATCGCCATCGGGCCGCTGACGGTGCCGCATATCTGGCACCATCATTACGGTAAAGTCGCCCTGTTCTGGGGGCTGGCCTTTCTCGTTCCCTGCTGGCTGACCTTCGGCTGGCATACCGCGGGCTTTCTGGCGGCGGAAACCATTCTCCTCGAATATATGCCGTTTATCTTGCTGTTGCTGGCGCTGTTCACTGTGGCAGGGGGAATACGCCTCAAGGGGAGCCTTGTGGGCACGCCGGCGGTCAACACGGGCATTCTCCTCATCGGCACGGCTCTCGCCAGCTGGATGGGCACCACCGGCGCGGCCATGCTGCTCATCCGCCCTTTGCTCAAAGCCAACAAGCACCGCAAATACCGGGTGCATCAGGTCGTCTTTTTTATCTTTCTGGTGGCCAATATCGGCGGCTCCCTCACGCCGTTGGGCGATCCGCCGCTGTTCCTCGGCTTTCTCAAGGGCGTGGATTTTTTTTGGACCACCACCCATCTGCTCCTGAAGACCGTGCTGGTTTCCGGCATTCTGCTGGCACTTTTCTTTGTTCTGGATAAAGTCCTGTACGCCAGGGAGGGCAGCCCCGTCCCGCCAACCGACCCCACGGCCGCGGATGAAAAATTGGGCATTGAAGGCGGCATCAATTGTGTGTTTTTGGTCTTCGTGGTCGGCAACACGTTGCTGTCCGGCCAGTGGAAGGGTGCGGAAGTGCATTTCCTTGGTGTGCCCATGGAGATGCAGAATATCATCCGCGACGTGATATACGTCGCCATCGCCGTTCTTTCCTGGAAGACGACGGACAAGGCCGCCCGGCGGCGTAACGAATTCACCTGGGAGCCCATTCTGGAAGTGGCGAAATTGTTCATCGGCATCTTCCTGAGCATGATCCCGGCCATTGCCATATTGCGCGCGGGTAACAGCGGCGCCCTGGCGGGGTTGATCGGCCTCGTCACCGACGAAGGCGGCAACCCCAACAACGCCGCCTTCTTCTGGCTGACGGGCTGGCTGTCGGCCTTTCTGGACAACGCGCCTACCTATCTGGTGTTCTTCAACACCGCCGGGGGGGATGCCGCCCGCCTGATGGCGCAGGGCGAGGTGCTGGCCGCCATTTCCGCGGGCGCGGTGTTCATGGGCGCCATTACGTATATCGGCAACGCGCCCAACTTCATGGTGCGCGCCATCGCCGCCGAGCAGGGGGTGAGGATGCCCAGCTTCTTCGGCTACATGGCGTGGTCCGTGGGCATTCTGTGCCCCATTTTCGCGTTGCTGACGGTCATGTTCTTCGTCTGA
- a CDS encoding Ss-DNA binding protein 12RNP2 has translation MTVSMYVGNLPFSADSSSLQALFAPFGEVISARVMSDRETGRSRGFGFVEMESSDAKAAIASLNGKDHGGRALRVNEAEKRPQRY, from the coding sequence ATGACTGTTTCTATGTATGTGGGCAATCTGCCCTTTTCCGCCGATTCTTCCAGCCTGCAGGCTCTTTTCGCCCCCTTCGGCGAAGTTATTTCCGCCCGGGTGATGTCTGACCGCGAAACCGGCCGTTCGCGCGGCTTCGGCTTTGTGGAAATGGAATCTTCCGACGCCAAGGCGGCCATCGCTTCCCTAAACGGCAAAGACCACGGCGGCCGCGCCCTGCGCGTGAACGAAGCGGAAAAACGCCCGCAGCGCTACTAG
- a CDS encoding Oxidoreductase FAD/NAD(P)-binding domain protein, whose translation MADAQKTREIPVFSPDMANPYMPYIATLKEVVRETHNIMTFRVVFDDAEAMKNFHYEPGQVGQLSLFGAGESTFVINSPPTRKEYLQFSVMRAGEVTAALHQLKAGDKVGVRGPLGNHFPYNDMKGKNIVFVGGGIGMAPLRTLLLYMLDNRDDYGKITLLYGAKSPDDMAFAYEIDEWRKAKNTEVVLTIDKEAEGWTEKVGLIPNVLLEMAPSTENAVAITCGPPIMIKFTLQALDKLGFKPEQIVTTLERRMKCGIGICGRCNIGDKYVCVDGPVFTYAELKEMVNEL comes from the coding sequence ATGGCTGATGCCCAAAAAACTCGGGAGATCCCGGTGTTCTCCCCGGACATGGCGAATCCTTACATGCCGTATATTGCCACGCTTAAAGAAGTCGTGCGCGAGACCCATAACATCATGACTTTTCGCGTCGTGTTCGACGACGCGGAAGCCATGAAGAACTTCCACTACGAGCCGGGCCAGGTGGGGCAGTTGTCCTTGTTCGGCGCGGGCGAATCCACCTTTGTCATCAACTCGCCCCCGACCCGCAAGGAATACCTGCAGTTTTCCGTCATGCGGGCAGGGGAAGTGACCGCGGCGCTGCACCAGCTCAAAGCCGGCGACAAGGTCGGCGTACGTGGGCCGCTGGGCAACCATTTCCCTTACAACGACATGAAGGGCAAGAACATCGTCTTCGTGGGCGGCGGGATCGGCATGGCCCCCCTGCGGACGTTGCTCCTCTATATGCTCGACAACCGCGACGACTACGGCAAGATTACCCTGCTGTACGGCGCCAAATCGCCGGACGACATGGCCTTTGCCTATGAAATCGACGAATGGCGCAAGGCCAAGAACACGGAAGTGGTCTTGACCATCGACAAGGAAGCCGAAGGCTGGACCGAAAAGGTCGGCCTCATTCCCAACGTGCTGCTGGAAATGGCCCCTTCCACGGAAAACGCCGTCGCCATCACCTGCGGCCCGCCCATCATGATCAAGTTCACCTTGCAGGCCCTGGACAAACTCGGCTTCAAGCCCGAGCAGATCGTCACCACGCTCGAGCGCCGCATGAAGTGCGGCATCGGCATCTGCGGCCGCTGCAACATCGGGGACAAGTACGTCTGCGTGGACGGCCCGGTGTTCACCTACGCGGAACTGAAAGAGATGGTGAACGAGTTGTAA
- a CDS encoding hypothetical protein (Evidence 5 : No homology to any previously reported sequences) has translation MTMWHKKKKFTKFIDGFFKI, from the coding sequence ATGACAATGTGGCACAAAAAAAAGAAATTTACGAAATTTATTGACGGTTTCTTCAAAATATAA
- a CDS encoding putative Hydrogenase (Evidence 3 : Function proposed based on presence of conserved amino acid motif, structural feature or limited homology): MPGTKFIAKTDLASWLGELASSMRVIAPRTEGNAVVYRDYDAAKGLELAKKPTESAKHVLFPRSEELFSFAYKRPAFGIPEKGQVLDDTSEVMKLEVSVPADPRPTVIFGMLGCDAGSVTTFDPIYNGNKYKDVYYLKKRDATILIVRACNDVLSTCFCTWVGGDPANTQNGDILATELADGWLLQPLTSRAEKAMGSALLKDADKALEPKAEELHAAARKAIGEVPDLTGVDQKLFDVFANDAFWQAESAPCLACGVCTYLCPTCHCFSITDETAGRSGVRLRSWDTCMASLYTLEASGHNPRMQKAARLKNRVGHKFAYFIRNNDGQISCCGCGRCIRSCPSSVDIRQIVKDALAYTEKAKEKANG; the protein is encoded by the coding sequence ATGCCGGGTACTAAATTTATCGCCAAAACGGACCTTGCCTCCTGGCTCGGCGAACTCGCGTCCAGCATGCGGGTCATCGCGCCGAGAACGGAAGGCAACGCCGTCGTGTACCGTGATTATGACGCGGCCAAAGGCCTGGAACTGGCCAAAAAGCCCACGGAATCGGCCAAGCACGTCCTCTTCCCCAGAAGCGAGGAGCTGTTCAGCTTTGCTTACAAGCGCCCGGCGTTCGGCATTCCCGAAAAAGGGCAGGTGCTGGACGACACTTCCGAGGTCATGAAGCTGGAAGTTTCCGTGCCCGCCGACCCGCGCCCCACGGTCATCTTCGGCATGCTCGGCTGCGACGCCGGGAGCGTCACGACCTTTGACCCGATTTATAACGGGAACAAGTACAAGGACGTTTACTATCTGAAAAAGCGGGACGCCACGATCCTCATCGTGCGGGCCTGCAACGACGTGCTCTCTACCTGTTTCTGCACCTGGGTCGGCGGGGATCCCGCCAATACCCAAAACGGGGACATCCTGGCGACCGAGCTTGCGGACGGCTGGCTGTTGCAGCCCTTAACCTCCCGGGCGGAAAAGGCCATGGGGTCCGCGCTCCTGAAAGACGCGGACAAGGCCCTGGAACCGAAAGCCGAGGAACTGCACGCCGCCGCGCGTAAAGCCATCGGCGAGGTGCCGGACCTCACGGGCGTCGACCAGAAGCTGTTCGACGTGTTCGCCAACGACGCGTTCTGGCAGGCGGAATCCGCCCCCTGTCTGGCCTGCGGCGTATGCACCTATCTTTGCCCCACCTGCCACTGTTTTTCCATCACGGACGAAACCGCCGGGCGGAGCGGGGTGCGGCTGCGCTCCTGGGATACCTGCATGGCATCCCTCTACACCCTGGAAGCGAGCGGGCACAACCCCAGAATGCAGAAAGCGGCGCGTCTCAAAAACCGCGTGGGGCACAAGTTCGCCTACTTCATCCGGAACAACGACGGCCAGATCTCCTGTTGCGGCTGCGGCCGGTGCATCCGGAGCTGCCCTTCCAGCGTGGATATCCGCCAGATAGTGAAAGACGCCCTGGCCTACACAGAAAAAGCCAAGGAGAAAGCCAATGGCTGA